From Trueperaceae bacterium, one genomic window encodes:
- the crcB gene encoding fluoride efflux transporter CrcB, with protein MAIVFLMLGGALGTLSRYLVTAASQAVTPGSFPLGTVVVNVVGCYLIGLLSGLRQLSFLPPAWYLALGTGFLGAFTTFSSFALDAHTLGREGAWSRATLYVLANLVLGYLALVMGRATALRFGPSPFQPEP; from the coding sequence ATGGCGATCGTCTTCCTCATGCTCGGCGGTGCGCTCGGCACCTTGTCCCGCTACCTCGTGACCGCCGCGTCGCAGGCCGTGACGCCCGGCTCGTTCCCGCTCGGCACCGTCGTCGTGAACGTGGTCGGTTGCTACCTGATAGGCCTGCTCTCCGGCCTCCGCCAGCTCAGCTTCCTTCCGCCCGCCTGGTATCTCGCCCTCGGCACGGGATTCCTCGGCGCCTTCACCACGTTCAGCAGCTTCGCGCTCGACGCCCACACGCTCGGCCGGGAGGGCGCCTGGAGCCGCGCCACGCTCTACGTCCTCGCCAACCTCGTCCTCGGCTACCTGGCCCTGGTCATGGGCCGGGCGACGGCGCTGCGCTTCGGCCCCTCACCGTTTCAGCCCGAGCCATAG
- a CDS encoding HEAT repeat domain-containing protein, with translation MADQGWTPKAGARALVAELGEDAAISCLTRLLAGEVRPLELRAEPWPRLLAHIGRGHAARLDLEDPALAYWPRTWAARALAYVGDESVGPWLVRALADDHWRVRMTAVRTIGRLRIAGLESEIAPLLEDPHRRVREAAELALVRTTRDTRRARPADATG, from the coding sequence ATGGCCGACCAGGGCTGGACCCCCAAGGCCGGCGCCCGCGCCCTCGTGGCCGAGCTGGGGGAGGACGCCGCCATCTCCTGCCTCACCAGGCTGCTCGCGGGAGAGGTCAGGCCGCTCGAGCTGCGCGCCGAGCCCTGGCCGCGCCTGCTCGCGCACATCGGTCGCGGGCACGCGGCACGGCTCGACCTCGAAGACCCCGCGCTGGCCTACTGGCCCCGCACGTGGGCGGCGCGGGCGCTCGCCTACGTGGGCGACGAGAGCGTCGGCCCCTGGCTCGTGCGCGCGCTCGCCGACGACCACTGGCGGGTGAGGATGACGGCGGTCCGCACCATCGGGCGCCTGCGCATCGCCGGCCTCGAGTCGGAGATCGCGCCGCTGCTGGAGGACCCGCATCGGCGCGTCCGGGAGGCGGCCGAGCTGGCGCTGGTGCGCACGACGCGCGACACGCGTCGCGCCAGGCCCGCGGACGCGACCGGTTAG